One bacterium genomic window carries:
- a CDS encoding COX15/CtaA family protein, translating to MTDISPARRLASWLLFLSMLITVLMLWGGFVRISGSGLSIPDWPLINGSLLPPFSETGWQAVFDDYKTAYPALTDG from the coding sequence ATGACTGACATTTCCCCTGCACGCAGGTTAGCCTCGTGGCTCCTGTTCCTTTCCATGCTCATCACAGTGCTGATGTTGTGGGGAGGATTCGTGCGCATCTCCGGGTCGGGCCTTTCGATTCCCGACTGGCCGTTGATTAACGGTTCTCTGCTGCCGCCGTTCAGTGAAACGGGCTGGCAGGCGGTCTTTGACGATTACAAAACGGCCTATCCCGCGCTGACCGACGGGA